A genomic segment from Candidatus Nitrospira nitrosa encodes:
- a CDS encoding efflux RND transporter periplasmic adaptor subunit: MRRIGLILSVLAVGLGIGGYVFFNGERKAPVRYRTATVERGQVISVVSATGTINPVVSVQVGTQVSGMVKSLHADFNSQVKAGEIVAVIDPEPFKARREQAASNLEMARASVARARADLAQRKRELSRVEVLLPEQFVSQNDADVAITNYHSAEAQVRVTEAQVKQAEAAVNAADLELKYTVIRSPVEGIVVARNIEVGQTVASSFATPNLFLIALDLTKMQVDTNVSESDIGGMSEGKEAVFTVDAYPGISFTGIVKQVRLAPISVQNVVTYNVVVSVDNADLRLKPGMTANVSIVVAQKDQVIKVPNAALRFVPPKGEGSPRDVGGRSSKGEAARPVTTEWRPMVAPKIVWKQGENGDLVPLSVQTGISDGSSTEIISEGLSAGDVIVIGIDQSFDEKKEGKGLPPGFGSSPRPRNR, encoded by the coding sequence ATGCGACGAATTGGATTAATTCTTAGCGTCCTAGCTGTCGGCCTCGGCATCGGAGGCTATGTATTTTTCAACGGGGAGCGGAAGGCCCCTGTTCGATACCGAACGGCGACGGTTGAGCGTGGGCAGGTTATTTCCGTCGTCAGTGCAACCGGGACGATCAATCCCGTGGTATCCGTCCAAGTGGGTACGCAAGTGTCGGGCATGGTCAAGAGTCTTCATGCCGATTTCAATTCACAGGTCAAAGCCGGGGAAATTGTGGCGGTCATTGACCCGGAGCCGTTCAAGGCTCGTCGGGAACAGGCCGCGAGTAACTTGGAGATGGCACGGGCGAGCGTCGCGCGTGCGCGAGCCGATTTGGCCCAACGAAAACGAGAACTCAGCCGCGTCGAAGTGCTGTTGCCGGAGCAGTTTGTTTCCCAAAATGATGCTGATGTGGCCATCACGAATTACCACAGTGCCGAGGCACAGGTCCGAGTCACTGAGGCACAGGTCAAGCAGGCTGAGGCGGCGGTGAATGCCGCGGATCTTGAGCTGAAATATACGGTGATTCGTTCGCCTGTCGAAGGGATTGTGGTCGCGCGCAATATCGAGGTCGGACAGACGGTTGCGTCCAGTTTCGCCACGCCCAACCTTTTTCTCATCGCGCTGGACTTGACCAAAATGCAAGTCGACACCAATGTGAGCGAATCGGATATCGGAGGGATGTCGGAGGGAAAGGAAGCGGTCTTCACCGTCGACGCCTACCCAGGGATCTCGTTTACGGGCATCGTGAAGCAGGTTCGTCTTGCGCCGATCAGCGTACAGAACGTGGTGACGTACAATGTGGTGGTCAGTGTGGATAATGCCGATTTGCGGCTCAAGCCAGGCATGACCGCGAATGTCTCGATTGTAGTCGCGCAGAAGGACCAGGTCATTAAAGTTCCCAATGCCGCGCTTAGATTTGTGCCACCAAAAGGTGAAGGGAGTCCACGAGATGTCGGTGGACGATCAAGCAAGGGAGAAGCCGCTCGTCCTGTTACGACTGAATGGCGACCCATGGTGGCGCCAAAAATCGTCTGGAAACAGGGGGAGAATGGAGACCTTGTTCCGCTGTCGGTACAGACCGGAATTTCCGACGGCTCTTCAACGGAGATCATTTCCGAGGGACTTTCAGCGGGGGACGTGATCGTCATCGGGATTGACCAATCGTTCGACGAGAAAAAGGAGGGCAAGGGGCTTCCTCCGGGGTTCGGCAGTTCGCCCCGTCCTCGAAATCGCTGA